The following are encoded together in the Flavihumibacter fluvii genome:
- the uxuA gene encoding mannonate dehydratase, protein MQQTMRWFGPDDTVSLEDIRQAGCTGVVTALHQVPIGEVWTQVAINARKAQIEAAGMTWKVIESLPVHEDIKKNSGDVEKWIKNYKESLRNVAACGLEVVTYNFMPVLDWLRTDIGYVLPSGAKALYFDRIAFIVFDCLLLQRPGAEKDYTPNELEAAQAKFEQMGEAARRQLFSNAMLGLPGSKEAFTREQVLTALDTYKNINAGQLKQNLFHFLQEIIPVAEEVGVKMAIHPDDPPYSILGLPRILSTADDVEDLVNAIPSTANGLCFCTGSYGARPDNNIIEMLHKHACRVHFLHLRNTKRETNGNFYEAEHLGGDTDMYAVVAEVWRIMQERKISLPMRPDHGHEILDDLRKKSYPGYSAIGRLKGLAELRGLEYAISRS, encoded by the coding sequence ATGCAACAAACTATGCGGTGGTTTGGCCCTGATGATACCGTAAGTCTTGAAGATATTCGCCAGGCTGGATGTACAGGCGTTGTGACTGCCCTGCACCAGGTACCTATCGGTGAAGTATGGACGCAGGTGGCCATTAATGCCCGCAAGGCACAAATAGAAGCAGCTGGCATGACATGGAAGGTTATTGAAAGTTTACCCGTTCATGAAGACATCAAGAAAAATTCGGGTGATGTCGAAAAATGGATCAAAAATTATAAAGAAAGCCTGCGTAATGTAGCTGCTTGCGGACTGGAAGTGGTTACGTATAATTTCATGCCGGTGTTGGATTGGTTGCGCACTGATATTGGCTATGTTTTACCTTCTGGTGCTAAGGCCTTGTACTTTGATCGTATCGCCTTTATCGTATTTGACTGTTTATTGTTGCAAAGGCCGGGAGCGGAAAAGGATTATACCCCGAATGAATTGGAAGCCGCACAGGCAAAGTTTGAACAAATGGGAGAAGCCGCAAGGAGGCAATTATTTTCCAATGCCATGCTGGGTCTGCCCGGAAGCAAAGAAGCCTTTACCCGTGAACAGGTGCTCACTGCATTGGACACCTATAAAAATATAAATGCCGGCCAATTAAAACAGAACCTGTTTCATTTTCTGCAGGAAATCATTCCGGTTGCAGAAGAAGTAGGCGTTAAGATGGCCATCCATCCGGATGATCCGCCATATTCGATACTGGGATTGCCGAGAATTCTTAGTACCGCCGATGATGTGGAAGACCTGGTCAATGCTATCCCGTCTACAGCCAATGGTTTGTGTTTTTGTACCGGATCTTACGGCGCGAGGCCCGATAATAACATTATTGAAATGTTACATAAGCATGCCTGCCGGGTGCATTTCCTGCACCTGCGCAATACAAAAAGGGAAACTAACGGAAATTTTTATGAAGCAGAGCACCTTGGCGGTGATACCGATATGTATGCCGTGGTGGCAGAAGTCTGGCGCATCATGCAGGAACGTAAAATATCCCTGCCCATGCGGCCCGACCATGGCCATGAAATATTGGATGACCTTCGTAAGAAAAGCTATCCGGGTTATTCGGCGATCGGCAGGTTAAAGGGTTTGGCAGAATTGCGCGGACTGGAATATGCGATCAGCAGAAGCTGA
- a CDS encoding DUF1338 domain-containing protein has protein sequence MKTAKNGLSLILDGLMRRYQERVPDVQGVINAMIAEGLIGSADDIENDHIAFRTMGVPHLGIQSLEKIFLHFGYQRREAYFFPEKKLDAFWYAPPTPQFPRIFISELRVNDLSPEAQGIIHSYTDEVTSDPVDLVNLDNAAEVDAFLHSGLWRTPTWIDFQQLSKESEYAAWVIYNRYYLNHFTVSVHNLRPGYDTMEGFNAFLERNGFVLNDSGGKIKTSPDGKLAQSSTIARMVMAEFAGGEIHAIAGSYVEFAERKLLEPFQHLHKADIKREHRREGFEAGNADKIFESTYSTQTKKLNL, from the coding sequence ATGAAAACAGCTAAAAATGGACTATCCTTAATTCTGGACGGGCTCATGCGCCGTTACCAGGAAAGGGTACCTGATGTACAGGGCGTGATCAATGCCATGATCGCAGAAGGGTTGATCGGTTCTGCAGATGATATTGAAAATGACCATATTGCATTTCGGACTATGGGTGTACCACACCTGGGTATCCAATCGCTGGAGAAAATATTCCTGCATTTTGGTTACCAACGCCGGGAAGCTTATTTTTTCCCGGAAAAAAAGCTTGACGCATTTTGGTATGCACCACCAACTCCACAGTTCCCCAGAATTTTCATCAGTGAACTACGGGTAAATGATTTGTCACCGGAAGCACAGGGTATTATTCATAGCTATACTGATGAAGTGACCAGTGATCCGGTGGACCTGGTTAATCTCGATAATGCTGCCGAAGTGGATGCTTTTCTTCATAGTGGCTTATGGCGAACGCCCACCTGGATCGATTTTCAGCAATTGTCGAAAGAAAGTGAATATGCTGCCTGGGTGATCTACAATCGCTACTACCTGAACCATTTTACCGTGAGTGTCCACAACTTGCGGCCGGGGTATGATACGATGGAAGGCTTCAATGCATTTTTAGAACGCAATGGATTTGTTTTAAATGATTCCGGAGGAAAAATCAAAACCAGTCCGGATGGTAAATTGGCCCAATCATCCACAATTGCCAGAATGGTGATGGCAGAATTTGCAGGTGGCGAAATACATGCCATTGCAGGCTCTTATGTTGAATTTGCTGAAAGGAAATTACTGGAACCCTTCCAGCATTTGCATAAAGCGGATATCAAAAGGGAACACCGCCGGGAAGGATTTGAAGCCGGTAATGCAGATAAGATTTTCGAGAGTACCTATAGTACACAGACGAAGAAGTTGAACCTATAA
- a CDS encoding CPBP family intramembrane glutamic endopeptidase: protein MQALFTYFQDFFHQTNKPFLIFCTAFAASLIFVNFKWDIEPKWLATLPNRPVKFAGFYGLYLLAFGIPYLFYLLFVRPSAQNPFPIVLVIIAPAIFALKVTAGGWQELIRSFVPGNNGRFLAIISDWPIRLLITASILLLIQFLYKTTLISGAEGYGLTTQNFKWLPYLLMVIAIVPLVAYAAGQPAFLQTYPKLKALSFLEPGGPTTIQKILYELSYGSDFFTIELFFRGFLVVIFTRFAGPAAILPMAVFYCSIHFGKPLLECISSYFGGILLGIIACYSQSIIGGIIVHLGLAWMMELAAILASNRFIKG, encoded by the coding sequence ATGCAAGCTCTATTTACTTATTTCCAGGATTTTTTCCACCAAACGAATAAGCCTTTTCTCATTTTTTGTACGGCTTTTGCCGCATCATTGATTTTTGTGAATTTCAAATGGGATATTGAGCCCAAATGGCTGGCAACCTTACCCAACCGGCCCGTTAAATTTGCCGGTTTTTATGGGTTGTACCTTTTGGCCTTTGGAATTCCATACCTGTTCTATCTGCTGTTTGTCCGACCATCTGCCCAAAACCCATTTCCAATTGTTCTGGTTATCATTGCCCCGGCCATTTTTGCCCTAAAAGTCACCGCTGGCGGATGGCAGGAGTTGATCCGCTCTTTTGTTCCCGGAAACAATGGCCGGTTCCTCGCCATCATCAGTGACTGGCCTATTCGTTTATTGATTACTGCCAGTATTCTTTTACTTATCCAATTCCTTTATAAAACGACTTTAATTTCAGGGGCCGAAGGTTACGGATTAACCACACAAAACTTTAAATGGTTGCCGTACCTGCTGATGGTGATCGCCATCGTACCACTGGTTGCTTATGCTGCCGGCCAACCCGCTTTCCTGCAAACCTACCCGAAACTGAAAGCTTTGAGCTTCCTGGAACCTGGTGGCCCAACAACTATCCAGAAAATACTATATGAATTGTCCTATGGAAGCGATTTTTTCACAATTGAATTATTTTTCCGCGGTTTTTTAGTGGTCATTTTCACCAGGTTTGCTGGTCCGGCTGCGATCTTACCCATGGCGGTTTTTTATTGTTCCATACATTTTGGAAAGCCTTTACTGGAATGCATTTCTTCTTATTTTGGCGGCATCCTCCTGGGTATTATCGCCTGTTATTCCCAATCAATTATTGGAGGGATCATTGTACACCTCGGATTGGCCTGGATGATGGAGCTCGCAGCCATTTTAGCATCTAACCGGTTTATAAAAGGGTGA
- a CDS encoding saccharopine dehydrogenase family protein, whose protein sequence is MKNVAVVGLGKVGSLVGTLLADLFTVTGFDQNKPATDVPFTVQLGSIKDTAQLESFLANQDAVVSCLPYNLNLPVAQAAHKLGIHYFDLTEDVATTSAIREMAKTSKGVMAPQCGLAPGFIGIVGADLYSRFTKLRDVELRVGALPRFPNGLMGYSFTWSPAGVINEYINDAEVIHNGERKMVPSLEGIEMINIEGQEFEAFSTSGGLGTMCETLAGKVDTLNYKTMRYPGHAKLMRFLLYELILKEKRELVEQILTEAKPPVREDVVYVYAVVEGWKGDQLAREEFYHAYHPILINGKEWRAISWTTAASVAAVVEMVANGTLANKGFIKQEEISYQAFIKTKNGSLYESQH, encoded by the coding sequence ATGAAGAACGTTGCTGTCGTTGGACTTGGCAAGGTTGGTTCTTTGGTGGGAACCCTTCTGGCCGATTTGTTTACCGTTACCGGGTTTGACCAGAATAAACCTGCCACTGATGTACCTTTTACTGTGCAGTTGGGATCTATTAAAGATACTGCCCAACTGGAAAGCTTTTTAGCCAACCAGGATGCGGTGGTTTCCTGCCTACCTTATAACCTGAACCTGCCTGTTGCCCAGGCAGCCCATAAACTGGGTATCCACTATTTTGACCTTACAGAGGATGTGGCCACTACCTCGGCCATCCGTGAAATGGCGAAGACTTCCAAAGGGGTAATGGCGCCACAATGCGGACTTGCACCTGGTTTTATTGGTATTGTGGGGGCAGACCTGTATAGCCGCTTTACTAAATTACGGGATGTGGAATTACGGGTTGGGGCGTTACCCCGATTTCCAAACGGGCTGATGGGGTATTCATTTACATGGTCACCGGCCGGTGTAATTAATGAATATATCAATGACGCGGAAGTGATCCACAATGGAGAACGTAAAATGGTGCCTTCACTTGAGGGCATTGAAATGATCAATATTGAAGGGCAGGAATTTGAAGCTTTCAGTACCAGTGGCGGTTTGGGTACCATGTGTGAAACCCTCGCTGGTAAGGTAGATACGCTGAATTACAAAACAATGCGGTATCCAGGTCATGCTAAACTGATGCGGTTCCTGTTGTATGAGCTGATCCTTAAAGAGAAACGTGAATTAGTGGAACAAATTTTAACCGAAGCTAAACCACCGGTACGTGAAGATGTTGTATATGTTTATGCAGTTGTCGAAGGATGGAAAGGCGACCAGCTGGCACGTGAAGAATTTTACCATGCCTATCATCCGATCCTGATCAATGGCAAGGAATGGCGTGCGATCAGCTGGACTACTGCAGCTTCTGTTGCTGCAGTAGTGGAAATGGTCGCGAATGGTACCCTGGCGAACAAAGGTTTTATCAAACAGGAAGAAATTTCTTACCAGGCCTTTATCAAAACAAAAAATGGTAGCCTTTACGAAAGCCAACATTAA
- the rpmF gene encoding 50S ribosomal protein L32, translating to MPNPKRRHSQQRSAKRRTHYKAAIATLSTDSTTGELHVRHRAHVSEGKLFYKGKLVAEKAPIKK from the coding sequence ATGCCAAATCCGAAACGCAGACATTCCCAGCAGCGTAGTGCTAAAAGAAGGACACACTACAAGGCAGCAATAGCTACCCTGAGTACTGACAGCACAACTGGTGAATTGCATGTACGTCACCGCGCACACGTGAGCGAGGGTAAATTGTTTTACAAGGGTAAGTTGGTGGCTGAGAAAGCTCCCATCAAAAAGTAA
- a CDS encoding YceD family protein, which translates to MTSRREFDIAFVGLKPGIHEFAYEITDRFFEPYKEQEFHNCSAQVKLSLDKKNGLILLKFEIGGKVEVVCDRCGSTTLPWNLWDEFNIVVKLVENPEEMNEQEEDPDVYYISRGESHLHIADWIYEFIVLSLPMQKMCAEEEIGQPYCNMEALEMLKKMGTGEESEIKGNPVWKGLEKFKDLDN; encoded by the coding sequence ATGACTAGCAGACGGGAATTTGATATAGCTTTTGTGGGATTGAAGCCTGGAATTCATGAGTTTGCATATGAAATAACGGATCGTTTTTTTGAACCGTATAAAGAGCAGGAATTCCACAATTGTTCTGCGCAAGTCAAACTGTCGCTGGACAAGAAAAACGGCTTAATCCTGTTGAAATTTGAAATTGGCGGCAAGGTTGAAGTGGTTTGCGACAGGTGCGGAAGTACAACACTCCCATGGAACCTGTGGGACGAATTCAACATTGTGGTAAAACTGGTGGAGAATCCGGAAGAAATGAATGAACAGGAAGAAGACCCAGACGTATACTATATTTCAAGAGGGGAAAGTCACCTGCACATTGCCGACTGGATTTATGAATTCATTGTTTTAAGCCTGCCAATGCAGAAAATGTGTGCAGAAGAAGAGATCGGGCAGCCTTATTGTAATATGGAAGCGCTGGAAATGTTGAAGAAAATGGGAACGGGTGAAGAATCTGAAATTAAGGGGAACCCGGTGTGGAAAGGACTCGAGAAATTTAAAGACCTGGATAATTGA
- the uxaC gene encoding glucuronate isomerase, producing the protein MTENFLLYNKAAFQLYHEYASRMPIIDYHNHLPVEQIRYDLQFQNITHAWLQGDHYKWRAMRTNGISERFCTGNASDAEKFKAWAETLPYTLRNPLYHWSHLELNRYFGIHEMLSPANADHIYENTSVALRSPEFSVRNLLRKMNVQLVCTTDDPTDNLEHHRQIKSDGLDFEVLPGFRPDKAISIGSHEAFNAYLNKLEAAANISIHSFGDYLEALKQRHDFFAESGCVVADHGLEEMYAADYTQTELINIFNTVRSGKDPGMHEARKFQSAMLVQLAEWHWEKGWTQQFHIGAIRNNNSRMMAKLGPDTGWDSIGDGSHAKPLSRFLDRLDINNRLAKTILYNLNPADNAVFATMAGNFNDGSQMNKVQWGAAWWFLDQKDGIRQHLDTLSNTGLLSRFVGMLTDSRSFLSFPRHEYFRRILCNTLGEEIENGELPDDLPFIGQMVQNICYNNTRDFLFANRVVPTK; encoded by the coding sequence ATGACAGAAAATTTCCTCCTATATAATAAGGCCGCTTTTCAACTTTACCATGAGTATGCCTCCCGGATGCCAATTATCGATTACCATAATCACCTTCCGGTTGAGCAAATCAGGTATGACCTTCAGTTTCAGAATATCACCCATGCCTGGTTGCAGGGCGATCATTATAAATGGCGGGCCATGAGGACCAATGGCATTTCTGAAAGATTTTGCACAGGAAATGCCAGCGATGCTGAAAAATTCAAAGCCTGGGCCGAAACCCTTCCTTATACATTGCGAAACCCCTTATATCACTGGTCACACCTTGAACTAAACCGGTATTTTGGAATTCATGAAATGCTTTCTCCTGCAAATGCAGACCATATTTATGAAAATACGTCTGTTGCATTAAGGAGCCCTGAATTCAGTGTCCGAAACCTGCTTCGTAAAATGAATGTGCAACTGGTTTGTACCACTGATGACCCGACCGATAACCTGGAACACCATCGTCAGATAAAGTCGGATGGATTGGATTTTGAAGTATTACCGGGGTTTCGCCCGGATAAAGCCATCAGCATAGGTTCCCACGAAGCGTTTAATGCCTACCTCAACAAACTGGAAGCCGCCGCGAATATATCGATCCATAGTTTTGGGGATTATTTGGAGGCTTTAAAACAACGGCATGACTTTTTTGCTGAATCGGGTTGCGTGGTAGCGGATCATGGTTTGGAAGAAATGTATGCAGCTGATTATACCCAAACAGAATTGATTAACATATTCAATACAGTTCGTTCAGGTAAAGACCCGGGGATGCATGAAGCCAGGAAATTCCAGTCTGCCATGCTGGTTCAGTTGGCTGAATGGCATTGGGAAAAAGGCTGGACCCAGCAATTTCACATTGGCGCCATCCGAAATAATAACAGCCGGATGATGGCTAAATTAGGTCCGGATACGGGTTGGGACAGCATCGGGGATGGCAGCCATGCCAAACCCTTGTCCAGGTTCCTCGACCGCCTTGATATAAATAATCGGTTAGCTAAAACAATTTTATATAACCTTAACCCGGCAGACAATGCAGTTTTTGCTACCATGGCCGGCAATTTCAATGATGGTTCCCAGATGAATAAAGTGCAATGGGGTGCTGCTTGGTGGTTCCTCGACCAGAAAGACGGTATCCGCCAGCACCTCGATACCTTATCCAATACAGGACTACTTTCCCGCTTCGTTGGCATGCTGACAGACAGCCGAAGCTTCCTCTCCTTTCCACGGCATGAATATTTCCGCCGTATCCTTTGCAATACTTTAGGTGAAGAAATTGAGAATGGTGAATTACCCGATGACCTGCCTTTTATTGGGCAAATGGTGCAAAATATTTGCTATAATAATACACGCGATTTCCTTTTCGCCAACCGTGTAGTCCCTACCAAATGA
- a CDS encoding M28 family peptidase yields MLNRFYILPAIYIVFGAQVLFGQANPEWASVFTRINQEVLANSKAYSSLKTATSTIGHRLTGSENGQKAEQFAFDLLKSYGFTKVRFQPFEVESWSRKTNSVSIGSSPQELTAVKSVALAYSPVKADITEEIIDMGNGLETDYLANPGRVRNKIAFAYLGILEGSADDAVNLHRSEKTALAIKYGAKGIILFNTADNGVLLTGTASVTGKLIPIPAVCIGKEDGFALKNKLATGKQYAQVKMTNFSGLIKARNVIATLPGSTIPDEKIVVGGHLDSWDLATGAIDNGIGSFSVLDMARTFKALELKPQRTVEFVLFMGEEEGLLGSKAYLKQAIKDNSVKQLRFMLNYDMTNDPTGYAATTDESKALFEGIGAIAKTIDTSFKNTFQSGAGLHSDHQPFMLEGIPTGGASGGTLPNNSGRCYHADCDDFALVDEKGMQNTVRFNTMLLYGLADAAVIAAKRLDDTATKELMLKSNLKEPLKIAGEWRWKD; encoded by the coding sequence ATGCTTAATCGTTTTTATATACTTCCTGCAATATATATTGTATTCGGTGCCCAGGTCCTGTTTGGCCAGGCCAATCCTGAATGGGCTTCAGTATTTACCAGGATTAACCAGGAAGTGCTCGCAAATTCCAAAGCCTATTCCAGTCTTAAAACAGCCACATCCACCATTGGGCACCGGCTTACTGGTTCTGAAAATGGACAAAAAGCAGAACAGTTCGCTTTTGACCTATTGAAATCCTACGGCTTTACAAAGGTCAGGTTTCAGCCTTTTGAAGTGGAGAGCTGGAGCCGGAAAACCAATTCCGTTAGCATTGGTTCATCCCCCCAGGAATTGACTGCAGTTAAATCTGTTGCTCTCGCCTATTCTCCGGTTAAAGCCGATATCACAGAAGAAATTATTGACATGGGTAATGGATTGGAAACTGATTACCTGGCCAACCCGGGTAGGGTCAGGAATAAAATTGCGTTTGCTTACCTTGGTATCCTGGAAGGCAGTGCTGATGATGCCGTAAACCTGCACCGTTCTGAAAAAACCGCCCTCGCAATTAAATATGGTGCAAAAGGAATTATCCTTTTCAATACAGCCGATAATGGGGTTTTACTCACCGGCACAGCTTCTGTTACCGGCAAACTGATTCCCATTCCGGCGGTTTGCATTGGAAAAGAAGACGGCTTCGCCCTGAAAAATAAGCTGGCTACCGGTAAGCAATATGCGCAGGTTAAGATGACTAATTTTTCAGGGCTGATTAAAGCACGCAATGTAATTGCCACGCTTCCGGGAAGCACAATTCCGGATGAGAAAATTGTTGTTGGCGGTCACCTGGATAGCTGGGATCTGGCTACAGGTGCTATAGATAACGGAATTGGGTCGTTTTCCGTTCTCGATATGGCCAGGACATTTAAGGCTTTGGAATTAAAGCCGCAACGGACCGTTGAATTTGTGCTGTTTATGGGTGAGGAAGAAGGGTTGCTGGGTTCTAAAGCCTACCTTAAACAAGCTATAAAAGATAATTCAGTGAAACAATTGCGATTTATGCTGAATTATGATATGACCAATGACCCGACGGGATATGCGGCTACGACCGATGAGAGTAAGGCTTTATTTGAGGGTATTGGTGCCATAGCTAAAACAATCGACACCAGTTTTAAGAATACCTTCCAGAGTGGTGCAGGGCTACATAGTGACCACCAGCCTTTTATGCTGGAAGGTATACCAACAGGTGGCGCCAGTGGTGGCACTTTACCCAATAACTCAGGACGCTGCTACCATGCCGATTGTGATGATTTTGCCTTGGTCGATGAAAAGGGAATGCAGAATACTGTTCGGTTCAATACCATGCTTTTATATGGATTGGCCGATGCAGCTGTTATAGCTGCCAAACGCCTGGATGATACTGCTACCAAAGAACTGATGCTTAAAAGTAACCTGAAGGAACCTTTGAAAATTGCAGGTGAATGGCGATGGAAAGATTGA
- a CDS encoding DoxX family membrane protein yields the protein MNLLHRIELWGDRHHPRWMDIVRITLGLFLCIKGIQFVKNMSILMDQVDNNLPLPPFLLVLLGHYVYIAHILGGILLILGAYSRIACVIQIPILLGAIFFVNSSSELWRPFPELLISLVVLFLLVYFVVAGDGPWSLKSDERLK from the coding sequence ATGAATTTACTTCATCGTATTGAGCTTTGGGGTGACAGGCATCATCCCCGCTGGATGGATATCGTTCGCATTACGTTAGGTCTTTTCCTTTGTATTAAAGGGATTCAGTTTGTGAAAAACATGAGTATCCTGATGGACCAGGTTGACAATAATTTACCCTTACCACCATTTTTACTGGTTCTTTTAGGTCACTATGTGTATATAGCGCACATTCTGGGCGGTATCTTGCTGATATTGGGTGCATACTCGCGTATCGCCTGTGTCATTCAGATTCCGATTTTATTAGGCGCTATCTTTTTTGTAAACTCTTCCAGCGAACTTTGGCGACCATTTCCCGAATTGCTCATTTCCCTGGTCGTGCTTTTTTTGCTGGTGTATTTTGTTGTTGCGGGTGATGGACCATGGTCCCTTAAATCGGATGAACGCCTTAAATAG
- the arfB gene encoding alternative ribosome rescue aminoacyl-tRNA hydrolase ArfB, translating to MIADITKEIVFQTARSGGSGGQNVNKVETMVEGRWNIESSRLFSGEQKLILQHKLANKLTAQGDLLVKSQTERNQLGNKAQVISKMNALVKSALQKKKSRIATKPTKAAKEKRIEHKKIHAGKKLNRQRLKPGKHF from the coding sequence ATGATTGCTGATATCACAAAGGAAATTGTTTTTCAAACTGCGCGGTCAGGAGGTAGCGGCGGTCAAAATGTGAACAAGGTCGAGACCATGGTAGAAGGTCGTTGGAATATAGAATCTTCACGCCTTTTTTCGGGAGAACAAAAGCTAATCCTCCAACATAAACTGGCTAATAAACTAACAGCACAAGGCGACCTGCTGGTTAAGTCACAAACCGAAAGAAACCAGTTGGGAAATAAGGCCCAGGTGATATCAAAAATGAATGCGCTGGTAAAATCGGCCTTACAAAAAAAGAAATCGCGCATCGCCACAAAGCCAACAAAAGCTGCAAAAGAAAAAAGAATCGAGCACAAAAAAATACATGCCGGGAAAAAACTCAACCGGCAAAGATTGAAACCAGGCAAACACTTTTAA
- a CDS encoding c-type cytochrome, which translates to MKKIILSLAGLSVMLVIVLSACQNNEKQETALATPKLSNEELIKRGEYLVNTIGCDDCHSPKKMGPQGPEVDLEHRFAGHLADRALPASDTAASKKGWVLFGPELTVAVGPWGTTFAANISSDSTGIGTWTEAQFFKAIREGKYKGLDNSRPILPPMPTKNLANLTDEDLSAIFSFLKSTKPIKNVVPQAILAAR; encoded by the coding sequence ATGAAAAAAATCATTCTTTCATTAGCTGGTCTTTCTGTTATGCTGGTCATCGTGCTGAGCGCCTGTCAGAATAATGAAAAACAAGAAACAGCTCTTGCAACGCCCAAACTTTCCAATGAAGAACTAATTAAAAGAGGAGAATACCTGGTCAATACCATTGGCTGCGACGACTGCCATTCTCCAAAAAAAATGGGTCCACAAGGTCCAGAAGTTGACCTTGAACACCGTTTTGCTGGTCATCTGGCCGACCGCGCTTTACCAGCCAGTGATACAGCTGCTTCAAAAAAAGGCTGGGTACTATTTGGACCAGAACTTACCGTTGCAGTTGGACCCTGGGGTACCACATTTGCAGCCAATATCAGTTCTGACTCAACCGGCATCGGAACCTGGACGGAAGCCCAGTTCTTTAAAGCAATCCGGGAAGGGAAATATAAAGGACTGGATAATAGTCGCCCGATATTACCACCTATGCCCACGAAAAATTTAGCCAACCTGACCGACGAAGACCTCAGCGCCATATTTAGCTTCCTTAAGTCCACAAAACCAATTAAAAATGTAGTACCCCAGGCCATCCTGGCTGCCAGGTAG
- the plsX gene encoding phosphate acyltransferase PlsX, with translation MKIGLDMMGGDFAPLETVKGLQLWLSEHDTPANIFLFGDEGQVLPLLDEFAIPKERITMVHAPEVVGMHEHPTKALKEKKQSSISVGFYFMAQGKIDAFISAGNTGAMLVGALYSLKTIEGILRPTISTIIPKEDGQTGLLLDVGLNADCKPENLNQFAILGSLYAQHILGIGNPRVALINIGEEEGKGNILAQAAYPLLKENPQINFVGNIEGRDVLLDKADVMVCEGFTGNIILKLAESLYEITNRKAIQNEYFERFNFEIYGGTPVLGINKPVIIGHGISHAKAFSNMLQLSARMIESDFFEQMQHSFSTT, from the coding sequence ATGAAAATCGGTCTGGACATGATGGGTGGAGATTTTGCACCGCTTGAAACGGTGAAGGGCCTCCAACTTTGGTTGTCTGAACATGATACTCCGGCAAATATTTTTTTGTTTGGAGATGAAGGACAGGTTCTTCCGCTCCTGGATGAATTCGCGATCCCAAAAGAACGTATCACAATGGTGCATGCCCCTGAGGTAGTCGGTATGCACGAACATCCCACCAAAGCCCTTAAGGAAAAAAAGCAGTCTTCCATTTCCGTTGGATTTTATTTCATGGCGCAGGGAAAGATTGATGCTTTTATCAGCGCAGGGAACACTGGTGCTATGCTTGTTGGTGCACTTTACAGCCTTAAAACCATTGAAGGAATCCTACGTCCAACTATCTCTACCATCATCCCAAAAGAAGATGGTCAAACTGGTTTATTACTCGATGTTGGATTGAACGCTGATTGTAAACCAGAGAACCTGAACCAATTTGCCATTCTGGGATCGCTATATGCCCAACATATTTTAGGCATAGGTAATCCCCGGGTAGCGCTCATTAATATCGGAGAAGAAGAAGGAAAGGGAAATATCCTGGCACAAGCTGCTTATCCCCTGCTAAAAGAAAACCCCCAGATCAATTTTGTTGGAAACATTGAAGGCCGCGATGTACTACTAGACAAAGCTGATGTGATGGTCTGCGAAGGCTTTACAGGAAATATCATCTTGAAGTTAGCCGAGTCACTTTACGAAATCACCAACCGGAAAGCCATCCAAAACGAATATTTTGAGCGATTCAATTTTGAGATTTATGGTGGAACGCCGGTATTGGGAATCAATAAACCGGTAATCATCGGCCATGGCATTTCACACGCAAAGGCATTTTCTAATATGCTGCAACTCAGTGCCAGGATGATTGAAAGTGATTTCTTTGAACAGATGCAACACAGTTTCAGCACCACCTGA